In Hymenobacter volaticus, the genomic window CTTTATCGGCCGCCAAAACGCCTAACTGCTGCCGGGCTACACTCCGTACTTGCGGTTGACGGCTAGTAAGCAACCGGCCGTACGCAACTCGTGCGGCAGCTAACTGGCCAGCTCGGGTGCTGGCATGACCCCAGTTCAAAACCACGGCTTCATTTGTAGCTCCTAGCTTTTCTACAGCCTCTCTGTAAATGGTGGCTGCCGCCAGATAGTTGCCGCCTCGATAAGCAGCTTGCGCTTTTTGCACAGCCTCATTGCGGTCATGAATGGCACTAAAGCCACCCCAGCCACCGAGTAACGCTAAAAAAGAAAGTAGAATACCGGTTTTCATGGTCTGATTACCCGTACCGTTAATAAAATATCAAGGGCTAGCAACGCTAACGCCAAGGCTAACGGGTAGCGGTAGCGATTGTCGGCAACTGCTACTGAGCGTACCTGTTCGGTTTGCCCTTCAAGTCGGTTTAGCGCATTCACCAACAAAGGAAACTCGTCACGCCGTTCCGATAACTCGAAATACCGCCCACCTGTTTGTTCGGCTAGCCGTTGGAGTGGTGCTGGCGTCAGGCGGGTCACGGCATCGCGGCCTCGCGCATCACGCAAGTAGCCTCCTTTCGGGCGCGGAAGCCGGCTGCCTTCCAGCGTCCCAACGCCCAAAGTGAAAAGCCGGACTCCCGACCGAGCAAGAACACGTAGCGTAGGCTCTAGATTTTCGCCAAAGTCCTCGCCATCACTTACCAGCACAATGGCGGTCGCACGCGGGGTAGCAGTGGGAGGGAGCGTACTTAGGCGGTCCAACACCAATTCCAGTGGGGGGGTAAAATCGGTGGCACCAGTAGGCAGTAAGCTAGTTTGAAGCGTGCTAAGGAATAGCTGCAAAGCACTTTGGTCGTACGTGAGCGGGCATTGTACATACGCATCTGCTCCAAACACTACAAGTCCAATTCGATCAGCCTGAAAGCGGCTGATGAGAGTAGCTAGTTCCGCTTTTACTTTTTGCAAGCGTGTAGGCGCTACATCCGGCGCATCCATAGAGCGCGACAAGTCAACAAGCAACCATACATCCTTGCCTGTGGTTCGGACCGGGCGCTGTGTGACGCCGTAAGCAGGGCCTAGCAGAGCCATAGCGAACAGGCCGAAATATGCTAAGCGCAGGACTACTTTCCAGCCCAGCCGCCACCCTCGCTGCCCCAATGGAGCCGCCAGCCGCTGCGTTCGTAGCGCAAAGCCGACATAAAACACAAAAAAAATTCCTAGCGCCAACAACTCCGGCCACGCTATGGGATAAGCCCAGTTTAGCACGTAATCAGAAAAGGCAACAAAATGAGAATCATAAAGAAACGTGTTTCAACCCTTATGCAAGGCGACAAAGATAAGACCTTGTAATTGGGCGGCGTTCTGTCCTAAACGCATGTGCAAGCAAGAAATTTTTACTGAAAAGCGGTTGTTTATCTATTTGCCTTGTATATTTGCGCACTCTTCAGCCGGAAGGGGATAGAAATAGAGAGATGGGTGAGTGGCTTAAACCAGTAGTTTGCTAAACTGCCGTAGCTCTAAAGGTTACCGGGGGTTCGAATCCCCCTCTCTCTACTTTTCGATTGTTGAATTACAAATGTTGAAGGTTACATGACCATCATCGAACCTTCAACATTTGTAATTCACTTTTTTTCGGGGTGTAGCGTAGCCCGGTATCGCGCCTGCTTTGGGAGCAGGAGGCCGCAAGTTCGAATCTTGCCACCCCGACAGAAATACCCCAGCCGCTGGGCCGGAGCCCATGGCTTCTGACCCCGTAGCTCAGTTGGATAGAGCAGCTGCCTTCTAAGCAGCCGGTCATTGGTTCGAATCCAATCGGGGCCACTTTCAAGATTAACCACTTAGCAGAAACGCTAAGTGGTTTTTTTATGTCCATTGAGCATGGTTTTAAAATCTAAAAGCATCAGATTTTAAGAGATAATAGAATGAACGTTTTCGCCTTATGCTTAGCTAGTTAAGAGAAGAAATTTTTAAATAATATAGTAGATTAATCATCTAAACGTGTTCTATTTTGTGAGATAACGTTAAGGAATAGGTTTTTTCCTTGGTGTTTTTGTAGATTTGGCCACTATGAAAACAATCTTGCTTTCGCTCTGTGTGTTGAGTAGCGTTGTCGCTCAAGCACAAACCCAAGCCAGAAAGGCTCCCAATACAGTAGACAGCGCCGGCCATAAAGTTAAGTACGAAGGTGAAGTGCAAGTGCCTGGCATTACGCGGGTGGAATTGCAGAACCGTGCGAAAAACTGGTTTGCTGCTCACTTCATCGACGCATCGAACCCGCTTATGCTCACCGACACGGAAAACGGCTCGCTTGTAGGCAAAGGATCTACTCGCGTAAAGTGGGCAGGCGGTGAAAAGAACCGAAGCCATCGAGTATGGTTTATTTTCACGCTGGAGGCAAACGATGGGCGGTACCATTACCAGTTGAAGGATCTGCAAAACCAGACGGATACTACTACCACCTTGGCTGCAACTCTAATGGCAGCAGTAGACAGCCCGAGAGCGCAACTTCCGCAGCCTAGCCTGCCAGTTGCCGCTCCAACTCGTAAGGCTGTGATAACGGTTAATAAAACTGCTTTCAGTAGCAAGGCAGTAGCTAGCCGCAAGAAGCAGCCAGTGCCT contains:
- a CDS encoding vWA domain-containing protein; the encoded protein is MLNWAYPIAWPELLALGIFFVFYVGFALRTQRLAAPLGQRGWRLGWKVVLRLAYFGLFAMALLGPAYGVTQRPVRTTGKDVWLLVDLSRSMDAPDVAPTRLQKVKAELATLISRFQADRIGLVVFGADAYVQCPLTYDQSALQLFLSTLQTSLLPTGATDFTPPLELVLDRLSTLPPTATPRATAIVLVSDGEDFGENLEPTLRVLARSGVRLFTLGVGTLEGSRLPRPKGGYLRDARGRDAVTRLTPAPLQRLAEQTGGRYFELSERRDEFPLLVNALNRLEGQTEQVRSVAVADNRYRYPLALALALLALDILLTVRVIRP
- a CDS encoding DUF4468 domain-containing protein, with the translated sequence MKTILLSLCVLSSVVAQAQTQARKAPNTVDSAGHKVKYEGEVQVPGITRVELQNRAKNWFAAHFIDASNPLMLTDTENGSLVGKGSTRVKWAGGEKNRSHRVWFIFTLEANDGRYHYQLKDLQNQTDTTTTLAATLMAAVDSPRAQLPQPSLPVAAPTRKAVITVNKTAFSSKAVASRKKQPVPVAPVDPLQQYKGAVQEQMAEIVKSLNTALATSTAQDW